In Lentimicrobium sp. L6, one genomic interval encodes:
- a CDS encoding WbqC family protein — protein sequence MNVLSTAYFPPIIWMAYLHQKKNISIDAKETYPKQTYRNRCQIATATGIMNLSVPVKKPNGNQTITENIGFEDQQKWQWQHWKSIKTAYDSSPFFLYYQDDIEELLKKKYSSLIELNETIIKDLTSLMNLDIEIKYTHDFAPIESGKVDLRFDIHPKKDLKIKFPKYYQTFDDKLGFIPNLSILDLLFNLGPESILYLESINLDEIDK from the coding sequence ATGAACGTATTATCCACAGCATATTTTCCACCCATAATCTGGATGGCCTATCTTCATCAAAAGAAAAACATTTCTATTGATGCCAAAGAAACCTATCCCAAACAAACCTATCGTAATCGTTGCCAAATAGCAACAGCAACTGGGATCATGAATCTTTCAGTTCCAGTAAAAAAGCCCAATGGCAATCAAACCATCACTGAAAATATTGGATTTGAAGATCAACAAAAATGGCAATGGCAACATTGGAAAAGCATAAAGACTGCCTACGACTCCTCCCCCTTCTTTCTTTACTACCAAGATGATATAGAGGAGCTTCTTAAAAAAAAATATTCAAGCTTGATTGAGTTAAACGAGACTATTATAAAAGACTTAACCAGTTTAATGAATCTGGATATAGAAATAAAGTATACCCATGACTTTGCTCCCATAGAAAGTGGAAAAGTAGATTTACGCTTCGATATTCATCCAAAGAAAGATTTAAAAATAAAATTCCCTAAATACTACCAAACCTTCGATGATAAATTGGGCTTCATCCCCAACCTTTCCATCCTTGACTTGCTCTTTAATTTAGGCCCTGAAAGTATACTATATTTAGAAAGTATTAATCTCGATGAAATAGACAAATAA
- the trxA gene encoding thioredoxin, with protein MKKVGIFALAALFGFVSISCDSTAAEKNSNGETLNIDAKPTNPSPEDHKVIVLDETAFKEKVWNYDANPDEWLFKGDIPAVVDFYADWCGPCKKIAPIMEKLAKEYDGKIVIYKINTDHNRELSSVFGIRSIPSILFIPKEGQPAMQAGAMSEQQYKDIFEDFLLGNKKEETK; from the coding sequence ATGAAGAAAGTAGGAATATTTGCTCTTGCAGCACTTTTTGGATTCGTGAGTATAAGCTGTGATAGCACGGCAGCAGAAAAAAATAGTAATGGTGAAACTCTAAATATTGATGCCAAACCAACAAATCCTTCTCCTGAAGACCATAAAGTAATCGTTTTAGACGAAACTGCATTTAAAGAAAAAGTTTGGAATTATGATGCCAATCCTGATGAATGGCTATTCAAAGGCGATATTCCTGCTGTGGTAGATTTTTATGCAGATTGGTGTGGCCCTTGTAAAAAGATAGCTCCAATTATGGAAAAACTAGCTAAGGAATATGATGGCAAAATTGTTATTTATAAAATAAATACAGATCATAATAGAGAATTGTCATCAGTTTTTGGAATCAGAAGTATCCCTTCTATATTATTTATCCCAAAAGAAGGCCAACCTGCTATGCAAGCCGGTGCAATGAGTGAGCAACAATATAAAGATATTTTTGAAGACTTCTTATTAGGAAATAAGAAAGAAGAAACAAAATAA
- a CDS encoding transposase has product MMPTFKNMSHEQFDKHFSTKEACLAYLSEQKWSEGFVCKKCGHTNSCDGRQAYSRRCTKCKTQESATANTAFHGCKISLPEAFKLAFLVCQKPDISSHEISRIMEIRQMTCWKFKKKITECIDGKGELNVFRKVEFNK; this is encoded by the coding sequence ATGATGCCAACTTTTAAAAACATGAGTCATGAGCAGTTTGATAAGCATTTTTCCACAAAGGAAGCTTGTTTAGCTTATCTGTCTGAGCAAAAATGGTCAGAAGGATTTGTCTGTAAAAAGTGCGGGCATACAAATAGTTGCGATGGAAGACAAGCATATTCTCGACGCTGTACCAAATGTAAAACTCAAGAATCGGCTACTGCAAATACCGCTTTTCATGGTTGTAAGATTTCTCTTCCCGAAGCTTTTAAATTAGCATTTTTAGTTTGTCAGAAACCTGACATTTCTTCCCATGAAATCAGTCGGATAATGGAAATTCGTCAAATGACTTGTTGGAAATTTAAGAAAAAAATAACGGAATGTATTGATGGAAAAGGTGAATTGAATGTATTTCGTAAGGTAGAGTTCAATAAATAA